From the Salarias fasciatus chromosome 16, fSalaFa1.1, whole genome shotgun sequence genome, one window contains:
- the LOC115403640 gene encoding C-type lectin domain family 10 member A-like — MEEIYVNVDRLKQSGSGTEGVTKVTQRPLNGSSNQSSSRRLNKRRRCCGLVFLGLLTVSLLTGTGFAVIRVLNLSGVRQNLTELLEISNLHISSLTEERNQLNASLTKMSEYIARLKNVCPSGWKKLENDSCYFISDQRGSWDEGREDCKQRGADLVVIESSEEMNFLAKNINSWIGLNDREQEGTWKWVNGAPLTFTLWEKNQPDNWKGNSKYPEEDCVHISHCFQWNDSPCMRSQRWICEINVTEIFANGLQI, encoded by the exons ATGGAGGAAATTTATGTCAATGTTGACAGACTGAAGCAGTCAGGAAGTGGAACAG AGGGCGTGACGAAAGTGACCCAACGTCCACTGAACGGTTCAAGCAACCAGAGCA GTTCAAGGAGATTGAACAAGCGGCGCCGTTGCTGTGGTTTGGTCTTTCTGGGCCTGCTGACTGTTTCCCTGCTGACTGGGACTGGATTCGCCGTCATCCGTGTTCTCA ATCTCAGTGGCGTCCGGCAGAACCTGACTGAACTTCTGGAGATCAGTAATCTCCACATTTCCTCTTTGACTGAGGAGAGAAACCAGCTGAACGCCAGCCTTACCAAAATGTCTGAATACATAGCGAGGCTGAAGA atgtttgTCCTTCAGGatggaaaaagttggaaaatgaTTCCTGCTATTTCATCTCTGATCAGAGGGGCTCCTGGGATGAAGGCAGAGAGGACTGTAAACAAAGAGGAGCAGATCTGGTGGTGATTGAAAGTTCTGAAGAAATG AACTTTCTTGCCAAGAACATAAATTCCTGGATTGGTTTAAATGACAGAGAACAGGAAGGCACCTGGAAATGGGTGAATGGAGCTCCACTGACTTTCAC GCTTTGGGAGAAAAACCAGCCAGATAACTGGAAAGGAAACTCCAAGTATCCAGAAGAAGACTGTGTGCACATTTCACACTGCTTTCAGTGGAATGACTCACCATGTATGCGTTCTCAGCGTTGGATTTGTGAAATAAATGTCACTGAAATCTTTGCAAATGGTTTGCAGATTTAG